TCGGACACCAGTCCACTTCCGCCCGGCGCGCCACTTCCAAGAGCTGACTCGACATCGGAGGCGCGCCTTGATCGCGCGATAGTCCCACACACCGTGAACAAATAAACCGGCAGTGAATCAGGCACGATCGCTCAAGACATCCCCTGTCAGCGCCGACTTTTTCCGCCTGCTGAAGACAATAGGCCTTCGCGTCCGGAGCACTCAGACTCTCCTGATAGCAGCAGAGAGCGGCATAAAAGTTGATCCGGCTCACGACGGGTCTACCTTCGAGTGTGATGTGGACATCGTGCAGATCCCAGGCCTCCTCAATCATTCGCGCGACGATTCCCACCGACGTCGGAAAGTCGTCAAAGAACGCCACGTACTCGGCCCCCTGCTCATCCGCCTCCGCGTCGCAGGCAGGTGCCATCCGGATCAGCCGTAACAGCGTCGGAGCGTCAACAACCTGTGCCTCAGGAATTGCGATTGAGAGATGCACCATCAACTCCTATTAGGGAAGAGCATTGTGATCTGATCAATCATCGCGCCTGACGGCGAGGTTGCATGCGCGTGGGTCGCCTGTTTGGCCTTCGGTCTGCGCATCAGCGCGGCAGGGCCGAAATAGGCGAAGGCGTCCTTCATATTTGAGAATAATTTCTTCACCGGTCCCATTCGTTGATCCGTGACATATTGCAACGTCAGGATCACACGCCGTTCCCCTTCACCCAACGGGGTGACGGCATGCCAGAGTTTGTCTCCGTTGAAGACCACCATCGTGCCCGCATCCATCCGAATACGGATTTCAGGGAGATTCTCGACGACGTTACCCTTCCCGACACGTGCGACTAATCGGCAGTGTTCCGAACGCTCCACGAGCCCGATGAGGACCGTGTAGCGGGCACCCTTGTAGTACGAGGTGTCATAGTGATAGCCGATGTGATCGCCTGGCCTTGTGTAGTAGTAGAGGGCACAGGCATGAGGGTCATCTTCCGGACAGAGCTTCAACTCGGCGTCAGTGAGCCGGTCGAGGAATGTCAGGAGCGCTGAAGACCGATAGAGAGCCAGGATCGCGGGTGCCTGCTCTCGAATGCTGTAGAAGCTGACGCTGCCTCCCTGTTTGTGACCTGGGACATAGTTGCGATGAATGTCCGGCTCCAGCAGCTCAACCTCCGTGAGCAACGGTTCGCATACGGTTGGAGGAAGAAAGTGCTCAAGGTGGATGAACTCATTCTGGCTCCAATAGGCATGCCGGATATTCCGTTGATCCGATCGTGTGACCGTCTCTGCAAGCTCCTCTTCTAGACCGACCGCCAGACTACTCATTTTATGGGCCTCTATCGGATCCTCAGAATGAAAACGGGCCGGTGATCCGGATCATCGGCGCACCATAGCCTTGAGACCTGGACACCAATCGATTTCAGCCATTGCGGCTCGCAACCCGAACGCCGGCTCTTTCAATGGCCGCCCGACCACCGGCACGGTTCGGACACATGAGTCGCAAACAAATTGGCAGGATCTCGCGCATCCATAATCGTGGCACCCCACCAGAGCTGCCTGCTCTTTCATCTTTAGGTCACAGTACAATTCACGGTTCGGCACTCCCAGGCTCGCACGGTAACATCGTAGTCTCTCTCGAACTCCACGAAGACTTGAGAGGCTCCGCCCATTGATGCTG
This portion of the Nitrospira sp. genome encodes:
- a CDS encoding 2OG-Fe(II) oxygenase, whose amino-acid sequence is MSSLAVGLEEELAETVTRSDQRNIRHAYWSQNEFIHLEHFLPPTVCEPLLTEVELLEPDIHRNYVPGHKQGGSVSFYSIREQAPAILALYRSSALLTFLDRLTDAELKLCPEDDPHACALYYYTRPGDHIGYHYDTSYYKGARYTVLIGLVERSEHCRLVARVGKGNVVENLPEIRIRMDAGTMVVFNGDKLWHAVTPLGEGERRVILTLQYVTDQRMGPVKKLFSNMKDAFAYFGPAALMRRPKAKQATHAHATSPSGAMIDQITMLFPNRS